DNA from Desmodus rotundus isolate HL8 chromosome X, HLdesRot8A.1, whole genome shotgun sequence:
CCTCCTGGAAAACTCAAGGAGCCTGACATCTGCCTGTGACGAGCTCTTTGAGAGGCCTCACAAGAGCTCACGCAATCTCTCTTGGCAGCAAACTGCCCAAGCAAGCCCATTTCCTCAAAAGATGGTGGAGGACTTAGCAGCCTCCTATATGGCTCTGAAACTAGAGAATGAAATTCTGCAGGCCCAGGTGCAGAGGCTGATGGAAGAAAATGCTGCCCTGCAGGCCCAGATCCCAGAGCTCCAGAAGCCCCAAGCAGCCACCCAGGAGCCTGCAAAACCCTCAAAGCCCCCGGATCCCCCAGCATCCTGGGACCCCCCAAATTCCCCAGGGTTTGAGGACCCCcagaagcccagagagccccaggCACTTCCAACTGCCCATGGGCTCTCATCGACCTGCGAGTCTCAAAAGCCTCCAGAGCCTAAGGAGCTCGAGAAGCCCCTGATGGCCCTGGAGGACCACAAGCTCCCAGGGGTCAAGGAGGCCCAAGAGGCCCCTGATGCCAAAGATGCCCCAGAGGCCCAGGAGGCCCAAAGTTCAGGGCTGCAGGATCCCCCAAATGCTCAGGAGCCCCAGGAGACACCAGAAGGCCAGGAGACCTCAACATGCCTGGAGCCCTGTGAGCTTCAGGCTCCCCAGGAACCTCTGGAGTCTCACTTGCCCCAGGAGCCCCTGGAGGGCCTAATAGCTGTTGAGACACCAGCTGCTTCCGAGCTGCTACAGTTCCCCAGTGGGTTAGAGGCTGAAGCTTTCCCCTTAGAATACCCTTTAGCCTTCAAGGGGAAGGCCCAGAAGCTGCCTGAGGTCCTGGTTCAGCTGAATAGTTACATGAGAGTCAGAGGGCACCTGTATCCCACGGAAGCAGCCTTAGTTGGCAACCGCTTCTCAGGTGAGGCAGGAAGGTGGTTCCAGCCCTTAGTAGAGATTCAAAGCCCCCTGCTGGAGCAATTTGAAAGCTTCATACAAGTGCTCCAGGATGCTTTCGACAATCCAGAAACCATGGATGATGCCAACCACCACTTCCGCCAGCTCTGCCAGGGGGAGGACCCTGTCCACCAGTATGTGACCCACTTCCACCTCATCGCTCAGGTGCTAAACTGGGATGAAAGTACCCTCTGCATCCAGTTTCAGGAAAGGCTTGCTAGTTCTATCCGAGATGAACTGCCTCAGACAAGCCCAGCCACCAACCCCTCTGATCTGATCACCCAGTGCATCAGCCTAGAAGAGAAGCAAAGCGGTAAGCCTGATGTAAATGCAGAAGGGGCAAATGCCTCTGAGGAGAGAGCTGGGCCTGAGAGTCCACCAGCTGAAAACCGGCCTGTGCAGGATGCAAACAACCGCCCACACCTCAGTGAAGCTGAACGGGCCCGCCGCCGTGTCGGCCATTTGTGCCTCTACTGTGGTCATCCTGGTCATTTTGCCAGAGATTGCCCTGTCAAGCCTCATCGTGCCCAGCAGGCGGGAAACTTCGAGGCCCGGCGGTAAGGGGGAACCCGGGCGGGCCAATCTACAAATATGCATCCCCCTCACTTCCAATATCCATGTCTCGTACCCTATGGCTTACTGTTGAAATTCGACTGGGAAGACGACAATTCTTTGAGCAAGCAATGGTGGATTCAGGCTCCTACAGGAATAGCATT
Protein-coding regions in this window:
- the RTL3 gene encoding retrotransposon Gag-like protein 3, coding for MVEDLAASYMALKLENEILQAQVQRLMEENAALQAQIPELQKPQAATQEPAKPSKPPDPPASWDPPNSPGFEDPQKPREPQALPTAHGLSSTCESQKPPEPKELEKPLMALEDHKLPGVKEAQEAPDAKDAPEAQEAQSSGLQDPPNAQEPQETPEGQETSTCLEPCELQAPQEPLESHLPQEPLEGLIAVETPAASELLQFPSGLEAEAFPLEYPLAFKGKAQKLPEVLVQLNSYMRVRGHLYPTEAALVGNRFSGEAGRWFQPLVEIQSPLLEQFESFIQVLQDAFDNPETMDDANHHFRQLCQGEDPVHQYVTHFHLIAQVLNWDESTLCIQFQERLASSIRDELPQTSPATNPSDLITQCISLEEKQSGKPDVNAEGANASEERAGPESPPAENRPVQDANNRPHLSEAERARRRVGHLCLYCGHPGHFARDCPVKPHRAQQAGNFEARR